The nucleotide sequence TGGATGCTCCTCTCCACGAATTCCTGCCTCATAATGATCTTGAGCTTGACGGCTTTGTAAAATACTTGACGGCTCAAAAGAAGAAAGTAAGCAAAAAGGATTTAACTGCGGAAATCGAAAAACTTTCCGAAATCAACCCTATGCTTGGTCACAGGGGATGCCGAATTGCCATAAGCTATCCTGAAATTTATGCTATGCAGATAAGGGCTATTTTTGAAGCCGCATACAAGCTTAAAAAAGAAAAAGTAGATGTAAAACCTGAAATTATGATTCCTCTTATAATGAACTTTAGAGAGTTAAAGCAAATTATTTACGGAAAGAAGATTGAGGGTCATACCTATTTAGGTATTGATGCTATTGCCGACGAGGTTAAAGCTGCCGTAAAAGGCGGAGACCTTGATTACAAGGTTGGAACTATGATCGAGCTTCCGGCTTCTGCCCTAAGTGCCGATGAAATTGCAAAGTATGCACAGTTCTTCTCTTTTGGAACAAATGACCTGACTCAGACTACTTTAGGCCTTTCACGCGATGACTTTAACAGCTTTATGCCGGACTACACCATGTACGACCTTATCGACGGAAACCCATTTGCCGTGCTTGACAGCAGGGTAAGGGACTTAATCGAAATTGCAATTCAGCGCGGAAAACTTACCCGCCCCGATTTGCATCTCGGTCTTTGCGGAGAACACGGTGCCCGTCCCGAAAACGTACGCTTCTGTATGGATGCCGGACTGGATTATGTTTCATGTTCGTCATATTCCGTACCTATTGCCCTCCTTTCGATTGCACAGGCTGAACTGGAGAATGCGGAAAAAGCAGGGATAAAGCTTGAGCCAAAAGCTCTTGTTTCGCGAAAGCCTTCTTCGGCAGCACCTAAATCGGCAGAAAAAAATGAATCGGCAAAAGCTGTAAAGGCAAAGCCTGCATCAGCTAAAAAAGCTTCTTCTGCCAAGAAGAAGACTGCAAAAAAATCCAAGTAGTTTTATACGGCTCCGCTTGGAGCCGTTTTAGAGGTTTATGACAGCCTGCAAAAAACATAAGTTTTTTGCAGGTATTCTTATCTTAATCTTTTTTAAGGAGTTTTTTTATGGAATATAAAATTATTGGAGATGCTTTTCCCGCCGTTGCTTGTAAACTTAGAGCAGGAGAAAAGATGATAACTCAATCCGGCGGAATGGCATGGATGAGTTCAGGGATTTCTATGGAAACATCTGCCGGCGGAGTCGGTAAAGCTCTCGGAAGGATGTTTTCGGGAGAAAGTTTATTTTTAAATAAATATACGGCAAATACCGACGGGGAAATATCTTTTGCCTCAAGGTTCCCCGGTGCTATAAAAGCATTTGAAATCACTTCGGGCTCGTCCCTGATTGCACAAAAAACCGCTTTTTTAGCTTCAACTGAAGGAGTCGATCTTTCGATTTACTTTCAGAAAAAACTGGGTGCCGGCTTTTTCGGCGGTGAAGGCTTTATAATGCAAAAACTTTCAGGCAACGGAACGGTCTTTCTTGAGATTGACGGTTCTGCGATAGAATATACTTTAGGTGCCGGTGAAACAATGCTTTTGGATACGGGATATCTTGCAGCAATGGAAGAAACCTGTAAGATGGAAGTAGAGATGATAAAGGGTGTAAAAAATATCCTTTTCGGCGGAGAGGGGTTATTTAACACAAAAGTTACCGGTCCCGGAAAAATAATTATACAGACAATGCCTATTCATGCGGTTGCTCAATCTTTGATTCCGTTTTTACCACATGGAAAATAACCGGCTTTAAAGCCCATTTTTATTAGCCGGTGAGAAATGCTCATCGGCTTTGCCGAGAGATGTCCTTATAGTTATTTTGTAACGTTAACTTAATCTTTGTGTTTTTACAAACGCTTAATTTGGAGAATCCTATGGCTAAAATGCAAATAATAAAAGCCGAAGATTTCGGCTATGATTTTATTGATGGTAAATATTTACCTGATGATAAAGACGAGTATTATATAAGATTTAATCAAACTAATCACCAAAATCGTAAATACCGTCAATTGAATTCGGATGAAATTGAGCGTCTGATAAAAAACGGAAATTCCAGTACCGATTGGTCGATGGTCTTGGTTGAAGATCCCTTTGACACCGATTTAATAACAAACAGTCTTTTTGCCGGTTTGGTTCGAATTGCTTCAACTCAAAATTTTTACTTAAAATATCATGATTTTACGGTTCCGGTCGGGATTACAAACAGCAAGATTATTTCCTGCGATATAGGGGAAAACTGTGCAATTCATTATTGTGCCTATCTTTCACATTATATAATAGGCGACAGGGTTATCTTGAGCCGCATTGATGAGATGTGTACGACCAACCATTCAAAATTCGGCGAAGGTTTAGTAAAAGACGGAGAAGATGAACAGGTTAGGGTAACGATAGACACGGTCAATGAGGCCGGCGGAAGGGAGGTTTATCCCTTTTATGATATGATTACGGCTGATGCATTTTTATGGGCAAGGTATAGGGATGATGACAAGCTTATAAAAAAGTGTGAAGAAATAACTCAAAATTCTAAAGACTCAAAAAGAGGTTATTACGGTGAGGTTGGTTCCGATTCCGCAATAAAGAGCTGCCGTATCATAAAGGACGTTAATTTCGGTTCTTCGGTATATGTGAAGGGAGCAAATAAGCTTAAAAACTTAACCGTAAAATCAACGGCTGAAGAGCCTTCGCAGATAGGGGAGGGTGTAGAGCTTGTAAACGGTATAATAGGCTTGGGCTCCAGAGTGTTTTATGGAGTAAAGGCTGTCCGCTTTGTTCTCGGCAATAACTGCGAATTAAAATATGGTACACGGCTTATTCATTCCATAGTTGGAGATAACTCTACCATTTCCTGCTGTGAAGTTCTCAATGCTCTTATCTTCCCGTACCATGAGCAGCATCACAATAATTCTTTTTTGGTTGCAGCGATGATTCAGGGGCAGTCCAATATGGCTGCAGGGGCTACTGTAGGTTCCAATCACAACACAAGAGGAAACGATGGCGAGATTATCGCCGGCCGCGGTTTTTGGCCCGGACTTTCTTCAACTTTAAAACATAATTGCCGTTTTGCTTCATTTGTTATTTTGGCAAAGGCAAATTATCCGGCAGAGCTTGATATTCCTTTTCCTTTTAGTTTGGTTTTAAATGATCCGCATGAGGATAGGCTTGAAATTATGCCGGCCTATTATTGGATGTACAATATGTACGCTCTTGAACGCAACAATAAAAAATTCTTAAAACGGGATAAGAGAATAACAAAGACCCAGCACATTGAAACCGCCTATCTTGCTCCCGATACAGCTGCCGAAATTTTACATGCCCGCACTCTTCTTGAAAAATGGATATGCGCAGCTTGGATTGAGGCAGGGAACAAAGCTTTAAGCATTGACACAATTTTAAAAGATAAAAAAGATGAGGCAAAGAATCTTTTTGTAAAGGGTGAAAATATCGAAAGGTCTAAACGCAGGGTAAAGATAATCAAGGCGGTAGAATCTTATGCGGCTTATCAAGATATGCTGATATGGTATGGGGTTACAACTTTAGCCGAGTATTTTGATAAGGGTTTGGATAAGATTGGAATGAGTATTGAAGAGTTTAAACTTTCAAGTGATTTTGATTTTAACTGGGTAAATATGGGCGGTCAGTTAATCCCCGAAAAAAAACTCAATTCAATTAAAGAAGACATAAAGGCAGGTAAACTTAACACTTGGCAAGATATTCATAAATCTTATGATTATGCCCATGATTCTTATTGCCATGATAAGGCTGAAAATGCTTATGCTGTTCTTTGCGAGCTTATGAAGGTTGAAAAGATAGATGCGGCCCTTTGGAATAGACTCTTGGAAAAAGCTGCAACAATAAGAAAATATATTGAAGAACAAATATTCTATACAAAAAATAAGGATTATAATAATCATTTTAGGGATATAACTTACCGGAATTCTGAAGAAAGAAAAGCTGTTTTGGGAAGCGTAGAAGATAACGCCTTAATTATTGAAGCAAAAAAAGATACGGAATATTATCTTAAACTTTTTGAAAGGCATAAGGCTTAGATAAAAATGGAAAAAGAAGTTGAAAGTTTTAAAGGAACAAAAACAGCCGAAATGATTTTGCTCTTGGACAAGGTCTATAAAGAAATTGAAGAAGCCGAGAAGGAGTGGATGTCAAAATGTCCTATTAAGTGTATAGACGGGTGCGGAGCCTGCTGTGTTCATTTTGAACCGGATGTTTATGAGGTTGAGGCTCTTTATCTTGCATCTTGGCTTCTCTTTCATCAAAGAGAACGGGCCTTGCAAATACTGGAAGGCCGTTTTAATGAAAATGTTTTAGATAAAAAAAACGGATGCCTCCTATTCGATATAGATAATCCTTATCATTGTACCGTATATGACGGCCGTTGTTTAATATGCCGTCTTTTCGGTTATTCCGGAGATCACGGCAAAGACCGAACCGTGCGCTGGCGTCCGTGCAAATATCTGGTTTCCATGGATAAAAATCTTTCTGCTTCAACCATTAAACAATACTCACAAGAAGATTTGCTCAATGTTTTTGGTACACTGCCTCCGGTTATGAGCGATTTTTCTTCACGGATATTGTGTTTTATGACTGAAAGGGCATCCCATACCCTTCCGCTTCGGGAGGCTTTACCTGCTGCAATTTCTAAAATTCTCATGCTTGAAAGATATTCCAACAATCCGGAATTTGAGCCTGATACGGATCCTGAAACTCCGCCTCTGGCTTCTTAAAATAAATCGGCTGGAACCTTATTCCCTTTTTTTACTCTTTGTGTTAGTATCGCGGTCATGGAAAATTCACAGTTAAATCAAGGAGCCCCTGAAACGGACTCCATTAAGAAAACGAATTTCTTGCCGGTAATTTCCGGACTCTTTGTAGGCATTTTGGTTTTGTCGAATATTCTTGCGGCAAAGATGGTACAGCTTGGGCCCTTCGTTTTTGACGGAGGTACTCTTCTTTTTCCTTTTTCTTATATTTTTGGAGATGTTTTGGCTGAAGTCTATGGTTATAAGGCTTCAAGAAAGGTTATTTGGACCGGCTTTTTTATGCTTCTTATTATGAGCCTGAATATCTGGCTTATAAGTGTTCTTCCTGCCGAGGCAGAGTGGCTATTTCAAAAAGACTTTGATAACATTCTTTTACAGATGCCCCGCATTTGCGCCGGCAGCCTTTTCGGTTATTTTATTGGAGAGTATTCCAACTCGGTTGTTTTGTCTAAGTTAAAAGTAATAACAAAGGGCAAGTACTTATGGCTTAGAACTATAAGCTCGACATTGGTTGGAGAATTTTTGGACAGTGCCGTTTTTGTTGCTATTTCTTTTTTAGGCCTTTACAGCATAGATATTCTTATTATAATGGCTTTTTCAAACTATCTTTTTAAAACTTTTATCGAAGTTATATTTACGCCTCTCACTTACAAGATAGTTGCCTTTGTAAAAAAACATGAAAAGATAGATATTTATGACTACAATGTAAGTTATAATCCCCTTCCGGGAAAATAGGTTAAAAAAAATACCCACCCTTAATTTTTTAAGGATGGGTTAAACTCATAACTTTCTTACTTGATGATTTTTAATTTTATGTTAAACCTTAAATTTCATTACCTCATCAGCCAAGCCTTCTATGCTTTCTTTATTCTTTTGGGTTATACCTTGAACTTCTTGAACTGCATTATTTATTTGTAATGCTCCTGAGGCCATTTCATTCATACGATCTGTAATTGTACGGGTAAGCTCATCAAGTTTACTCATTTCCTGAGCTATACCTTCTCCTCCTTTTAGCATCTCTGATGAACCTTGTTTGACCTCCTGCGTTACAGTGTTGATATTTCGGATTGCAGTTAAGACTTCTTTACTGCCGTTTTCCTGTTCGCTCATTGCTTCCATGACAGTGTTACTCATCTCTTTTACGTTTTCTGCAAGGGTGAAAATTGAGTTAAATTTTCCTTCAACTGTTCTAGCCGATTCAGCTAAGAGCTCTATCTCTCCCGAAAGATTTTTAAGGGTAGAGGTAATGGTCTTTCCTTGTGCACTTGATTCTTCTGCAAGCTTCCTTATTTCGTCAGCTACTACCGCAAAACCTTTTCCGGCTTCTCCTGCGTGTGCCGCCTCAATTGCCGCATTCATCGCCAAGAGGTTTGTTTGGCTTGCAATATGCTGTATAACATTGGAAGCCTCCATCAAACTTCCCGATTCTTCGGCTATTTTTTGGGTTACCTCACTTGCCGTAGAAACCTTGCCTTTTCCCTCTGCTGTAGCATCGGCCAGTTCCCTTATGATATTATCGCTCTTACCCAATGTTTGTGTAATCGATGCAATATTTGCAACCATTTGTTCAATAGATGAAGAGGATTCGGCAACGCTTGCTGCCTGTGTTTCTATACTGTTGTTAAGCTGTTTTATTGTGCGTATGATTTCCTCAACTGTTGCTGCCGTTTCGGTTACGCTTGCAGCCTGAGTTAAGGCCTGATCTTTTATGTTATCGATATTTGAGTTGATCTCTTCTACGGCGCTTGCCGTTTCGGTCATATTGCTTGCAAGTTCATCTCCGATAAACTGCATGGTGTTTGTATTTGTTCCTACAGATTTAATGGAATTGCCTATCTTTTCAATAGTCTGGTTAAAATATTTTGACAAGAGTGTAACTTCATCATTGCTTGTTACAGGCAGCCTTACCGT is from Treponema denticola and encodes:
- a CDS encoding TIGR00266 family protein, whose amino-acid sequence is MEYKIIGDAFPAVACKLRAGEKMITQSGGMAWMSSGISMETSAGGVGKALGRMFSGESLFLNKYTANTDGEISFASRFPGAIKAFEITSGSSLIAQKTAFLASTEGVDLSIYFQKKLGAGFFGGEGFIMQKLSGNGTVFLEIDGSAIEYTLGAGETMLLDTGYLAAMEETCKMEVEMIKGVKNILFGGEGLFNTKVTGPGKIIIQTMPIHAVAQSLIPFLPHGK
- a CDS encoding YkgJ family cysteine cluster protein, yielding MEKEVESFKGTKTAEMILLLDKVYKEIEEAEKEWMSKCPIKCIDGCGACCVHFEPDVYEVEALYLASWLLFHQRERALQILEGRFNENVLDKKNGCLLFDIDNPYHCTVYDGRCLICRLFGYSGDHGKDRTVRWRPCKYLVSMDKNLSASTIKQYSQEDLLNVFGTLPPVMSDFSSRILCFMTERASHTLPLREALPAAISKILMLERYSNNPEFEPDTDPETPPLAS
- a CDS encoding DUF4954 family protein; amino-acid sequence: MAKMQIIKAEDFGYDFIDGKYLPDDKDEYYIRFNQTNHQNRKYRQLNSDEIERLIKNGNSSTDWSMVLVEDPFDTDLITNSLFAGLVRIASTQNFYLKYHDFTVPVGITNSKIISCDIGENCAIHYCAYLSHYIIGDRVILSRIDEMCTTNHSKFGEGLVKDGEDEQVRVTIDTVNEAGGREVYPFYDMITADAFLWARYRDDDKLIKKCEEITQNSKDSKRGYYGEVGSDSAIKSCRIIKDVNFGSSVYVKGANKLKNLTVKSTAEEPSQIGEGVELVNGIIGLGSRVFYGVKAVRFVLGNNCELKYGTRLIHSIVGDNSTISCCEVLNALIFPYHEQHHNNSFLVAAMIQGQSNMAAGATVGSNHNTRGNDGEIIAGRGFWPGLSSTLKHNCRFASFVILAKANYPAELDIPFPFSLVLNDPHEDRLEIMPAYYWMYNMYALERNNKKFLKRDKRITKTQHIETAYLAPDTAAEILHARTLLEKWICAAWIEAGNKALSIDTILKDKKDEAKNLFVKGENIERSKRRVKIIKAVESYAAYQDMLIWYGVTTLAEYFDKGLDKIGMSIEEFKLSSDFDFNWVNMGGQLIPEKKLNSIKEDIKAGKLNTWQDIHKSYDYAHDSYCHDKAENAYAVLCELMKVEKIDAALWNRLLEKAATIRKYIEEQIFYTKNKDYNNHFRDITYRNSEERKAVLGSVEDNALIIEAKKDTEYYLKLFERHKA
- a CDS encoding queuosine precursor transporter, giving the protein MENSQLNQGAPETDSIKKTNFLPVISGLFVGILVLSNILAAKMVQLGPFVFDGGTLLFPFSYIFGDVLAEVYGYKASRKVIWTGFFMLLIMSLNIWLISVLPAEAEWLFQKDFDNILLQMPRICAGSLFGYFIGEYSNSVVLSKLKVITKGKYLWLRTISSTLVGEFLDSAVFVAISFLGLYSIDILIIMAFSNYLFKTFIEVIFTPLTYKIVAFVKKHEKIDIYDYNVSYNPLPGK